The following proteins are co-located in the Amblyraja radiata isolate CabotCenter1 chromosome 8, sAmbRad1.1.pri, whole genome shotgun sequence genome:
- the znf292 gene encoding zinc finger protein 292 isoform X3, producing the protein MGWGRARSGHEHSGKMAGAEVEADVRKLMGNLRQLGNELRELGVSVQSSGDYCQRFCQTLVQYAGKWKISEDPLPLLEVYTVAIQNYSKARPFLTAECENVCFVLDRLALQLIKYYQNMGILNFKCWLYLPRRVAFGRTLYLTTFSPKSHCNRIKISAVDCKDALEMICNLESDGEENLALILCTAFLTRQLQEGDLYCAWELTLFWSKLQQRMESSSFTFLECCRQFSMLSKTVYHIFFLIKVIQSEAGEAGLSACIELCVRALRMESNETPSVKTSICKTVSCLLPDYLEVRRACQLTEFLLEPTVEAYYAVETLYNQPDQKYDDENGPIPNSLRCELLLVLKTHWPFDPEFWDWKTLKRHCLALMGEEASIVSSIDELNDSDLFESNESHPEDGMKEHSLNRLPKFYSDVMKVQNGSSEKVETKEKRKMGKGVVSARFKNWQAYMQYCVLCDREFLGHRIIRHAQTHVKDGNYYCPICAKSFKKKEIFVPHVTFHIKQSCKERMASIKPKRRVGRPSKSLIDFSTADKKTAEIEKQEHRPIKRNNLYGEDFVVFSDSDGSDDEGKDKSYKPAMITAQKVDLTEDFNCPVTICTKTFKYFKNLIAHVKGHGNDEEAKRFLKMQSNKVVCQYCRRRFVSVSHLNEHLQIHCGPKPYVCIQLECNASFGTYSELVGHRKDHLLFKAKCMFQNCGRIFTESYLLYDHEAQHYHNSSYTCKFSNCGNIYYSQSELQKHEVGHTTHTCVKVEVENSSSFQADQFASSRVDQRGLLLQIKTEEEPRFESHVYQNGFTIDCVPKETAKPKPTMSEELNVLPSIEEHNHLPKDEHCVTVKNEETASVHLTRSVMPETVCKGEDAPIPTWPAETSAGEASKLVQRFNCKVDGCSRSYTCSRSVNKHIKAAHPEYYEIMKQQQNLPKIQHIRNPLKCQNQEKPSNTLYFPNERISDTTAEGSLNADGATCQLPVSTALTVESENLAQSRKRKHTHNKRAKWPAIIKGDKFICSRCYREFTNPKSLGGHLSRRAICKPYDKKEISSAVNQNNGQALYMAEKILSSDVFTPQAHEPTCISDTFLTGETFLQSLEMGDSTEQFAGHELFPSAQENNYNPSIFEPNTTLPIASLPGTFDSPVIQQTFQPQFEMGAGEENSTNMTISKALTTVCSPRSFVAAEDMPLSTEVPPMLDMSSSTAYSSCEPMQQPLESNFCSGTYVDNEVDPQNLESSCEPSVFFTNDALPEIETSQNSSHSEDLRTLDIRIAEVLLGLQNLNLEYHEKLYTGDAPCQTPISGTPVSSLNIVAHTPMNNCTSGPNIIDQCLTVAQTNTSQQVGEAENEKEVKVNLIKPFICQEAGCIYSAMTKDALTNHYVKVHQYSKEQIMEIKMYQTRFAPFRCHVPNCQKTFTRNSNLRAHYQLVHHVTREELVKLRIKRVYCSKLEGQFKITDSLPSLQEVMPQSAINGTREDEPIALHELETVPPAPIEINAGISLHLHGAHSEKAVLYDQRHSQNDPVLLAGLQDCSPLTAQLQNTVAQPIGPQGALVPTVGSREIPLLLAGPKGGTPLPVAPHSSPPSNEELLAIEPLLPWPQPALPVSMKPQDVSTIPAGLPDIALLTTPQHCASPLPAVPQSIPVPGAPALLPITADVPFRPAGPLTISRILSNPQAIFPLPSRSEDLSLLSMGSTVSLPISVGLLGSSAVSVGLPGASPVSMASSLMSVALPGLSVSMALPGTSPVTMALPGTSPVSVTLPGMPPVSVTLPGMPPMSVTLPAMPPMSVTLPAMPPMSVALAGSSLVSVTLPGTSPSTLGQSGSSTLTIVPQTSSAVSVRPLGSSLLSVGIPGPSPVATRLPSSSPAPMGVPGTPLSAEMNPVQTKDTFVRLEKPEGVTVQPLDISLRGRKYEGGFEQSEKAGGITAFTKVPGEKKCKKSTAKLRTVCDVNNFHKPYRCVHKDCSAAFTIQQNLILHYRAVHQFDQQLLHTQIKQEINQSDNIQVKEFQCQIAECCRIFQGATDLIEHYSGLHNLATDEIGKIMSSSDGKFHCDQAQCTSSFTVFWNFVKHLLVAHGIDVESPQSDADAACFKCDCKGCDRTYATRSNLLRHIFTKHRELHQSHLMRPRRIIPSDQENFPRDDFVDGRSYLETEELSESEDAMNQGISSEYFVSDDSNMKSGEIDDKLNNPRKVGRYTFKSKIQALAMCSSKSPKEQYPCMFENCSSIVTSEHSLVKHYRIHHKISSAFVSQYHNHLITCRRYLNVQGRKLAEDIISHEEGSVEYAVSGDVIQWQIKPGETEMFSKKLEIDTSFRSSVDEFSELLNAKRIKGTGSTCIKTEPEEMAGECKFTDVSSHQLCKKRSGLLLDLSGTEEGTQNKRKKKLIDETPVQLLKDNSNQTLHQRKVCPPKGSPCTHKAHHHKPLGLSTFKPMGFEFSFLKFLEESARKQKKKALTNKGPTVNTEKMVGSRLINSSLALAGDGDRSATKHPVKKDVHLLVHVDNNRQPVANKLCDQSTKQRTLANYATPLSVHILKNIKFKMDKADSNCVELTEKQLQHMQPTVVLKRVKVDFNMLAQVKSIKERLAVKST; encoded by the coding sequence GCAGGGGAAGCTGGACTTTCAGCTTGCATTGAGCTGTGTGTGAGAGCACTACGCATGGAATCAAATGAAACTCCTTCGGTAAAGACATCAATCTGCAAGACAGTATCGTGCTTATTGCCTGATTATTTAGAGGTCAGACGTGCATGCCAGCTGACCGAATTCCTCCTCGAGCCTACAGTCGAAGCATACTATGCAGTTGAGACTTTGTACAACCAGCCGGATCAGAAGTATGATGACGAAAATGGTCCGATCCCAAATTCACTAAGGTGTGAACTCCTCCTTGTTTTGAAAACTCATTGGCCCTTTGATCCTGAATTCTGGGACTGGAAGACTCTGAAGCGTCATTGCCTGGCATTGATGGGAGAGGAAGCATCCATTGTGTCTTCAATTGATGAACTTAATGACAGTGACCTGTTCGAAAGCAATGAGAGCCATCCAGAAGACGGTATGAAAGAACATTCACTCAACAGACTTCCTAAATTTTACAGTGATGTTATGAAAGTACAGAATGGTTCATCTGAAAAAGTGGAGACAAAGGAAAAACGTAAAATGGGGAAAGGTGTGGTGTCTGCCAGATTTAAGAATTGGCAGGCTTATATGCAGTATTGCGTATTATGTGACCGAGAGTTTCTGGGCCACCGAATTATCCGACACGCACAAACTCACGTGAAGGACGGAAACTATTACTGCCCCATATGTGCCAAAAGCTTCAAGAAAAAGGAGATTTTTGTTCCACATGTTACGTTTCATATTAAGCAGTCTTGTAAAGAGCGAATGGCTTCTATCAAACCAAAAAGGAGGGTTGGGAGGCCTTCAAAGAGTTTGATTGACTTCAGTACCGCAGATAAAAAAACGGCTGAAATAGAGAAGCAAGAACATCGTCCTATTAAAAGGAACAACTTATATGGTGAGGATTTTGTAGTCTTCAGTGATAGCGATGGTTCTGATGATGAAGGCAAGGACAAATCATACAAACCTGCGATGATAACTGCACAAAAAGTGGATTTAACTGAAGATTTTAACTGTCCCGTAACTATCTGCACCAAAACCTTCAAGTATTTTAAAAACCTAATTGCACATGTGAAAGGTCATGGTAATGATGAAGAAGCAAAACGGTTTCTCAAAATGCAAAGTAATAAAGTTGTTTGTCAGTATTGTCGCAGGCGTTTTGTCAGTGTTTCTCACCTGAATGAACATTTGCAAATCCACTGCGGCCCTAAGCCCTATGTCTGTATACAACTGGAATGCAATGCAAGCTTTGGCACTTACTCTGAATTGGTAGGACACAGGAAAGACCATCTGCTGTTCAAAGCTAAGTGCATGTTTCAGAATTGTGGAAGAATTTTCACAGAGTCTTATTTGTTGTATGATCACGAAGCACAACACTACCACAATTCCTCGTATACCTGCAAGTTTTCAAACTGTGGAAACATCTACTACTCCCAGAGTGAACTGCAAAAgcatgaagttggtcacaccacaCACACTTGTGTGAAGGTTGAAGTTGAAAATAGTTCATCTTTTCAAGCAGACCAATTTGCTTCAAGTAGAGTTGATCAGCGTGGTCTGTTATTACAAATAAAGACAGAAGAGGAGCCACGCTTTGAGTCGCATGTTTACCAGAATGGTTTTACTATTGATTGTGTTCCAAAGGAAACTGCCAAACCTAAACCTACTATGTCAGAGGAACTGAATGTTTTACCTTCCATTGAAGAACACAATCATCTTCCTAAAGATGAGCACTGTGTTACTGTGAAGAATGAAGAAACAGCGAGTGTCCACCTAACTCGTAGTGTTATGCCAGAAACTGTGTGtaaaggggaggatgctcctattCCAACATGGCCTGCAGAAACCTCAGCTGGTGAAGCCTCAAAATTAGTCCAAAGGTTCAACTGCAAGGTTGACGGCTGCAGTCGGAGCTATACCTGCTCACGTAGCGTGAACAAACATATCAAAGCTGCCCATCCTGAATACTATGAAATCATGAAGCAGCAACAGAACTTACCAAAAATCCAGCACATCAGAAATCCCTTGAAATGTCAAAATCAGGAAAAGCCTTCAAATACATTGTACTTTCCAAATGAGAGGATCTCAGATACGACAGCTGAAGGCTCCTTGAACGCAGACGGTGCTACTTGTCAGCTGCCCGTATCCACGGCTTTAACAGTTGAAAGCGAGAACCTGGCTCAATCCCGGAAGAGAAAACACACGCACAACAAGCGTGCAAAATGGCCTGCAATCATCAAAGGTGACAAGTTTATCTGCAGCAGATGCTACAGAGAATTTACCAATCCCAAATCTCTAGGAGGTCATTTATCGCGGCGGGCAATTTGTAAGCCTTATGATAAAAAGGAAATCTCTTCAGCTGTAAATCAGAACAACGGACAGGCTCTATACATGGCTGAAAAAATCCTTTCATCGGATGTGTTCACGCCACAAGCGCACGAACCTACCTGTATCTCGGATACATTCTTGACTGGTGAAACATTCCTTCAGTCATTGGAAATGGGGGACAGTACAGAGCAATTTGCTGGTCATGAGCTCTTTCCATCAGCACAGGAGAATAACTACAATCCTAGTATATTTGAGCCAAACACGACTCTCCCAATTGCCAGCCTTCCTGGAACGTTTGATTCACCGGTAATTCAGCAGACTTTCCAGCCCCAATTTGAGATGGGTGCAGGAGAGGAAAACTCAACCAACATGACAATATCAAAGGCACTCACAACTGTGTGTAGTCCAAGGTCATTTGTGGCTGCTGAAGATATGCCACTCAGCACTGAGGTCCCACCAATGCTAGACATGAGCAGCTCGACTGCATATTCATCTTGTGAACCCATGCAACAGCCACTTGAGTCCAACTTCTGTTCAGGAACATATGTTGACAATGAGGTTGACCCACAAAATTTGGAAAGCAGCTGTGAGCCATCTGTGTTCTTTACCAACGATGCCCTTCCTGAGATAGAAACGAGTCAGAATTCATCTCACTCTGAAGACCTTAGGACATTAGATATAAGAATAGCTGAAGTTTTGTTGGGCTTGCAGAACCTGAACTTGGAGTACCATGAGAAGCTTTACACAGGTGATGCACCATGTCAAACCCCAATTTCAGGGACACCAGTATCCTCCTTGAACATTGTGGCACATACCCCAATGAACAATTGTACCAGTGGTCCCAATATTATAGATCAATGCCTGACGGTCGCACAGACCAACACGTCGCAGCAGGTCGGTGAAGCCGAGAATGAGAAAGAAGTGAAAGTCAACCTCATCAAACCTTTCATTTGCCAGGAAGCCGGCTGCATCTACAGTGCAATGACTAAAGATGCCCTGACGAATCATTATGTCAAAGTGCATCAGTATTCCAAGGAGCAAATAATGGAAATAAAGATGTATCAGACGAGATTCGCTCCATTTAGGTGCCACGTTCCAAATTGTCAGAAAACCTTCACAAGGAACTCGAACCTTCGAGCCCACTACCAGTTGGTGCATCACGTAACACGGGAGGAGCTGGTCAAACTGAGAATTAAAAGAGTATACTGCAGCAAATTGGAGGGCCAGTTTAAGATCACAGATTCTTTACCATCACTGCAAGAAGTCATGCCTCAGTCTGCCATTAATGGTACACGAGAGGACGAACCAATTGCTCTGCATGAGTTGGAGACAGTACCCCCAGCTCCCATTGAGATTAATGCTGGGATCAGTCTCCATTTACATGGGGCACATAGTGAAAAGGCAGTGCTTTATGACCAGCGACACTCACAGAATGACCCAGTGCTTCTGGCTGGACTGCAGGATTGTTCCCCATTAACAGCACAACTCCAGAATACTGTAGCGCAACCCATTGGCCCACAAGGCGCTCTCGTACCAACTGTAGGGTCCCGGGAGATCCCTCTACTCCTGGCAGGGCCCAAAGGGGGCACACCGTTGCCCGTTGCGCCGCACAGTAGCCCTCCGTCAAACGAAGAGCTGCTGGCCATTGAACCACTCTTGCCGTGGCCGCAGCCTGCTTTGCCAGTGTCCATGAAGCCCCAGGATGTCTCCACCATACCAGCAGGGCTGCCGGACATAGCCCTTCTGACAACACCACAACACTGTGCATCCCCACTGCCAGCAGTGCCACAGTCCATCCCAGTACCCGGGGCACCGGCTCTTTTGCCCATTACAGCAGATGTCCCATTCCGGCCTGCAGGGCCACTGACCATCTCCAGAATACTATCAAACCCACAAGCTATTTTCCCACTACCGTCCAGATCAGAAGATCTCTCATTGTTGTCCATGGGCTCGACTGTCTCCTTgcccatttctgtgggactcttgGGTTCCTCTGCTGTGTCTGTGGGGCTGCCAGGTGCTTCACCAGTTTCCATGGCATCGTCACTGATGTCTGTGGCATTGCCGGGATTATCGGTATCCATGGCGTTACCGGGAACTTCTCCAGTGACCATGGCATTGCCAGGAACTTCACCAGTGTCCGTGACATTGCCTGGAATGCCTCCGGTGTCAGTGACATTGCCTGGAATGCCTCCGATGTCAGTGACATTGCCTGCAATGCCTCCGATGTCAGTGACATTGCCTGCAATGCCTCCGATGTCAGTGGCATTAGCGGGATCATCACTGGTGTCCGTGACGTTGCCTGGAACTTCTCCCTCCACTCTAGGACAGTCAGGTTCCTCTACATTGACCATCGTGCCGCAAACCTCCTCTGCCGTGTCTGTGAGGCCATTGGGTTCTTCACTCCTCTCCGTGGGAATACCGGGCCCCTCTCCAGTGGCCACGAGACTGCCAAGCTCCTCTCCAGCACCCATGGGGGTGCCGGGCACCCCTCTCTCAGCAGAGATGAACCCCGTGCAAACAAAGGACACCTTTGTCCGTCTAGAAAAACCTGAAGGTGTTACAGTGCAACCATTGGATATATCACTGCGGGGAAGGAAATATGAGGGAGGTTTTGAGCAATCTGAAAAAGCCGGAGGTATAACAGCATTTACCAAGGTGCCCGGAGAAAAGAAGTGCAAAAAGTCAACTGCAAAATTAAGGACAGTGTGTGATGTCAATAACTTTCACAAACCGTACAGGTGCGTTCACAAAGATTGCTCTGCCGCTTTCACCATACAACAAAATCTAATTCTGCACTATCGGGCTGTGCACCAATTTGACCAACAGCTGCttcatacacaaataaaacaagaaatcaaCCAAAGTGACAACATCCAGGTCAAAGAGTTTCAATGCCAGATTGCTGAATGTTGCAGGATTTTCCAAGGAGCTACTGATCTCATTGAACACTACTCTGGGCTTCACAATCTTGCCACGGATGAAATCGGAAAAATTATGTCTTCGAGTGATGGAAAGTTTCATTGCGACCAAGCTCAGTGCACATCTTCATTCACCGTGTTCTGGAACTTTGTTAAACACCTTCTGGTGGCCCATGGCATAGACGTAGAAAGTCCACAAAGTGATGCCGATGCAGCATGTTTTAAGTGCGACTGTAAAGGCTGTGATCGTACCTATGCCACCAGATCGAATCTTTTACGGCATATCTTTACAAAGCACAGGGAACTTCATCAATCTCATTTAATGAGGCCCAGGAGAATCATACCATCAGATCAAGAGAACTTTCCAAGAGATGATTTTGTGGATGGAAGAAGTTATTTGGAAactgaggaactgagtgaaagtgAAGATGCTATGAATCAGGGTATATCAAGTGAATATTTTGTTTCAGATGACAGCAATATGAAAAGTGGTGAAATTGATGATAAGTTAAACAACCCCAGAAAAGTTGGTAGATATACTTTTAAAAGTAAGATCCAAGCCTTGGCCATGTGTAGCAGCAAGTCTCCGAAAGAGCAATATCCATGTATGTTTGAGAATTGTTCATCCATCGTCACCAGTGAACACAGCCTGGTAAAACATTATAGGATTCATCACAAAATATCCAGTGCATTTGTGAGTCAGTACCACAATCATCTGATAACTTGCAGGAGGTATCTGAATGTCCAAGGGAGAAAATTAGCTGAAGACATAATTAGCCATGAAGAAGGATCAGTGGAGTATGCTGTCAGTGGAGATGTGATTCAGTGGCAGATCAAGCCAGGTGAGACTGAGATGTTCAGTAAAAAGCTGGAGATTGATACCTCCTTCAGGAGTTCCGTTGATGAATTTTCAGAGCTGCTTAATGCTAAACGTATTAAGGGCACCGGTAGCACATGCATTAAAACTGAGCCGGAAGAGATGGCTGGTGAGTGTAAATTCACTGATGTAAGCAGCCATCAGCTTTGTAAGAAAAGATCAGGTCTTCTCCTGGATCTCTCAGGTACAGAAGAGGGCACACAGAATAAAAGGAAAAAGAAATTAATTGATGAAACCCCCGTGCAGCTGTTGAAAGATAATTCAAACCAAACTCTCCATCAGAGAAAGGTTTGTCCTCCAAAGGGCAGCCCATGCACACACAAGGCACATCATCACAAGCCTTTAGGTTTAAGTACATTTAAGCCCATGGGATTTGAGTTTTCTTTCCTGAAGTTCCTCGAGGAATCTGCTCGGAAGCAAAAGAAAAAAGCTCTGACCAATAAAGGTCCTACTGTTAACACTGAGAAAATGGTGGGCAGCAGGTTAATAAATTCATCCTTGGCATTGGCAGGTGATGGGGATAGATCGGCAACAAAGCATCCTGTCAAAAAAGACGTCCATTTGTTGGTTCATGTCGACAACAACAGGCAGCCCGTTGCAAATAAATTGTGTGATCAAAGCACCAAACAACGGACCCTGGCTAATTATGCGACACCTTTATCTGTACACATTTTAAAGAACATCAAATTTAAAATGGACAAGGCAGACTCAAACTGCGTTGAGCTTACCGAGAAACAGCTGCAGCACATGCAACCCACAGTGGTCTTGAAGCGAGTAAAGGTAGACTTTAACATGCTGGCCCAAGTTAAGAGTATAAAGGAAAGACTCGCTGTTAAGAGTACATAA